CCCAGGTATTCTCTCTTTTATAGCAATTTCATGTTTTATGATGTGACCAGGAATGTGAGCAGCCAATAAGCATGGTTCTTTAGTGTCACTGATCTCCAGGAAACCATCCCATACTTGGGTCCCCTTATtgtctttgctttgatttatgTTGTTGACACACTTTGTTGACTTAAATGACATTTTTTGCCAATTGACTAACTTCCTATTTACAGATATTGGAAACTTATTCTGTGAATATCTGCATAGGGTTCTGCTGACACTGATATGTCCTTTTACCTTGCCCATTAACTTTCTCTGTATTGCCTTCCATAATATAAAGTAATTTTGCTCAGAGAAAGTGATTTGTTGGATGGATAAAGAGAACGGTTTGTATAACTTGCGCTTTTTGCGTTGCATTTCAGGTTCATCTACTAAAGGGCcgtgttttctttttaaaggccAGCTTTgctggacatgggcatcaggtttTTGTTGACTTGAGCTTGCTCTATCTGTGCTCAGGTTAGAAAATGCTGCTGAATATATATCACAAACATGATTTATTGGTGCCACCCCCAACTGGTAGTGTAGAGATGTCATATTGTGTTGTGACGGGCTTTCAAATTCTGCCTTCCTATTTAGAAGTCCACATTGTGGCTTTATCTGTAATACCCCTGATCTGTCAGTGGCGGCACCCTCAGTATCTGGCACCTGGTTAGAAGGTACTAGATCATCTATGGAACCAGGGGAGCCTTTCAAGTTCTTATACTGACTACTCAAACTATTATAAACACCTACTCCACCATTATCCATAGACCACCTGTGCCTATATCTACATTTCAATGACCTGCCTGAGTCCTGAGATCCATGTTTGCATCTATGCTGCCTCATTTTGCACTTATGATCAtgttttttgcatctttttgCCTTGTGCCTGTGATACTTAGTATCCAGATGGTATATTTTATCCAGGTAACAgctagaaatgtgttttttatttccaTTGACAAAACAAAAGACATTATATTGTTTCATATTCCTCTCTGGTTCGTGTGCAATGGAATTCCTGTTGAACTTGGTATTGGCATATTTGTTGGTAACATTGTCCCAAGCTGGGCATGGCGTATCACATGGGTGAGGCCTCTGTACATTCTTAATGTTCTCCTTCTCGGCTGCACTTTTTGATGTTCGGAAATCAAAGTAGAGTGGGTTGCAGCTGTAAGAGATGGAGGGTTCTGTACCTGTGTGCATTAACATTTCAGAAGGCCACTGAAGAAGCATCGAACCATCTTTACTTTGCACAGGATAAAAAGCATGACGTGGTCTTTTGAATGGCCCATCATTTCTTTGGGCCTTTGCATCAGCCACACTATCACTTGACAGCAAAAGACAATGTGACAAATCTGTATTATCTTGAGTCCTGtattcagactgatttattgcaGTGTTTTCATTTTGTTGTGCTTTGCTTGGAACAGTCAACTCTTTGCAATGAGCTTCTTGGACGGTGGGATCTGTGTCGATTGTCCCAGATTTGAGGTCTATCAAAGCAAACTCATCCTTGACAATGTCTTGCATGCATGTTGTTGTATTAGTCATCGCTGCTGCAGCTACAGAGACGTTACTAAAATGAGGCACTTTTAAATGGCAAATATCTGGGTCTGGGAATACATTTACTACTGATGTAAGCATTTGCTTCAGGTTCTGCTCCTGCAGGCAATAGACTTTGTTCAACGCTTGTTTTGATCCGCCCGTTGTTGAATGTTGATTGCTGCTTGGGAACAGAAATACTTCCGCTGCCAACGCAGACTGCAGTTTAGAATGTGCTTGTTCAGCTTTATGCTTGTTGTCCAAAGAATGATTTAGAGAGACGGCTATGGATTGTTGAGTTTTGCTTGGGCATTGGAGGACTTCGGCCGGCAAAGCCGACAGAGCAGTAAAGGACTCGGGGACAAATCTGCTTCTCCTTTTTAAACCGCGCTCAGCAGAAATGTCATCGTTGAATTTGTAGAAGACGGCAGCGGAGGATTCCAGTTTTATTTGCGCCTTTTTGGGAAAAGCAAAAGAGAAACTAAATTTGTGCCCATGACCTTTTTGGGTCTGGTAATCAAAGTGTTGCTTGTAattttctgagctttcagaactTGCCAAAATAATAGGCATTACACTAGACTTGTCATGGATCCTTTTAAAACAATGACCCTCTGGACCTTTTCCTACTGACTGGGCAAGGTCATCTTCAAGATTTTCAGGTATGTGGTCTTGGACGCTAACAGTTGTCGACTTGAACATGGGACCACTTCCGGGGgcactaaaaaaagaagaaataatacatcactaagcaccattaatAAGGATACCATTTACAATTCAAGTGTCCCTGCCCCAATGATGCCATTCCATGCCCCTTCCTAAAGCCTTATAATGGGAACACAGAAGTGGCCTTGTATGAAGTGATAAGGAGCTTGTGTCCAGCCTGCCTGTGAGACAATGGATATTCAGGCAAGGCTAAAACTGCCATTTCAGGTTAATCTTTATATACATAACAGTACGCCATTCCCACTgctctttatttatttctatggaatttgggacatatttatcaaagattctcaacttgcctcatggcagcagctccCCTGGGTTTCAGGCACAGTTTTTTTACTTCCTCAAGATTAACTTGTAGTTTGATTTAGATGAATAAGGTTGAATTAATAGATTTGTGtcagttatttcattttatatagaATAAAAGCTAATTTACTTAAAGGAAACATTAGATTAGACCAGAATTCATTATTCTGAATTTCTTGCTATTACTACTCTGCCCTTATATGATACAGTTACTGTTTTCAGGAGCTTTGAGGCAAGTTTACTTACTTTCAGAGCTAAATCCATATGTACGTTCTGCATATGATTGTCTCCCGCATCACCATATGGTTCTTTTACAGCATTATTATTAAAGTTATATTATAAGTGGGGAAAGGCAGAGCTTTGTCCAAAATCTCAACACAAATATACGGTATGCATTGCAGTATTGGAACATTACCACTAGAGGGAACACACACTTCTCTTAAAGCAAGAAAACCAGAGTAAGGAACCTCTGTCCAAAGCACTTAAAGTATCTactaaatataaagtatatatatatatttctactatACACAGCATATGTCCAATGCAGCTTTTACTGAGTGTCCATTGCACACAGCACAATAGTGTTACATTAAGTAAAAATCCCAGCACACTAAGATAAACCTGAATGGAGTTAGAGATGAAACGGAAACATTTCAGAATGGTGCAGGCCTAGCTCCACCAGTTAGGAAGGGATAAAGCTAGAAAAGCATTCACTTTCACTAGGAAGGCCTAATTCGCTCATGAATCGGATTGCCAAGTTGGGCCAGTTCTACAtaaaaaaggggttgttcaccttaattaacttttagtatgatgtgcagacaatgatattctgagacaattttcattggttttcattcttattatttgtggtttttcagttatttagctttttcttcagcatctttctggttgctatggtcttgcttaccttagcaccTTGTTTGTGAGAATGAGAATGGACTGAATAAGCAAATGAACAAAAAGTTTCTTCAGCATTCAGAGCATCCCTAAATTTGAATGCAATGCTCATCTATGGGGCTGTCAGGCAAAAATGACAGGGTAGAATACAACTTGGACTCAGAGTTCAGGAATCAGATAAGCTTTAATTCACTGGCGACACTTGTATGATACAAATTGTACTCACACGCTGTCACACCGCTTTATATAACCCCTTAATGGGGGTTTCCAACACCCCCACCCCAAGTCCCCTGATATGTTTGACCAATATCCTAGTTAATATCAATTTATCTTCTGTGCTACACATTTTAGAACAAAAACTTGCACGGTTTCTTAGGATAAACATGATCTGAAGGCATGGGACAGCATATGGGGTGTCCGGATAACATGGGATATTCCAGATAATGTGGGGTGGTGATGGGTGGTTCAGCATATACACTGAAAGACAAACAACTTACATAAATCTTTTTGTAAACAACTTTCATGTTGAAAACATGCAACAAGTATAAATTAGGCATACAGACTTCTGTTAAAGCTTTCAAATGTTGTAAAAGCAAACTTAAACCAgaacttattttattaaatgtatgcTCACGGGGCTAACTAAAGTGGTACAAACAATTTGTACATTGGAAccattccttatctttttatgcaGTGCCCATTAGTGCAATGTCTCACCAAGTTGCTTCTCTCTTCAGATTGGCCATTCTGTGCAGCCGGTGGAGGTActttttctgttttctctcaTCTTTCCGCAATTTTGATGCCACATTTCGAGCAAATTCCCTCTGTTTTAGCTCCTTAAGCCTCTGTTGGGAAAGTTGGAAGAGTAATAAGCAACATGTATGTGAAACAGGTAATGTCGCTTTCTGTGAATTACCAGAAGGCTTCATCATGGACTTTCCAATGTGAATAGTGAACACTATCTGGCCACCAGCCATCCTTATTTTCCTTCCTATTATCAGCTGCTTCCAAAACCTACATTTTTAAGAAAGTTCTAACTGGAAGCTTCTGCTTAATCAAAGAGAAGAATGATCCCTGTTAAAGGCACCGATTACACAAAAAAtgtttccagggtcggactgggcctgtGGGGCACCAAGAAAAAAACGTTGGGCCCCATCGACGTAAGCCAGATCCCTACCAGCCCTCCCTATCTAATCTCTCTCCCCTGATCTCACCTAAAATAAGTATAATGCAcaattggggggtgggggttgcGCGGGCGGCGGTGGCCCCTGTGGGGGCCATGGTGGGTCCTGCACTCCCCAGTTCAACCCTGAATGTGTCACTCACCAGATAAGTGAGCTAAGCGAAAAAGACCCCCTAGCAGCACAGTGGCCATATTGGGGCACGCTCATAATGAGCTAGTGCCTCAGATCACTCAATATGTGCATGCCATGTGACATAGGATCAGCTGATGTTAACTCCAATACTATGTCACATGCATGCTCATTGTGAGCAACCTGGGACACTTATTCATTATGCATGTGTGTGCCCCAAtatggctgcccacactgggagctcccCCCGATGCAGGGGGCCCAGAGATAGCTATGGGGCTGTTCTGCAAAAATGACTATGGTTTTTCGCTTCTTACATACGAGCTCTGTTAGCTAGAACTTCTGGtgagggaaaacattttttttttgtgccataggtgccctttaataaacAACCTTTGGAGATGCAAGGGCTAAGGCTCATTTACTTACCTAAGTGCAGAGTAGAAGGAACATTTTTGGAATCACTATATTTTAaaccaacaatgcagcatttcacCCCACAATTTTAGTGTAATGGCAGCAATATATAGAGTTGTTCCCACCTCGCCTGAGCCCCATGTATCAAAATGCACACAATTGTGTGTGTGACAGCAAACTGGATGCAAGTTGTGGCTAGCAGAGTCACAGTGGAGAAGTGGAGACAGCATCACTTCTGGTGCTTGGCATTTAAAATGGCATTTGTGAGTGATTCTTTTGGGTTTTGGGTAAACGAAGCCAAGAAGCTTGTCTGGCTCAGCACTGGGCCAAGATAAGTTGAGTGCCGGATGCCATTGTTTCAGTTGAGTTTACAGGGGAAGGTTAATTGTATCAACTCCAATTAAATACACCTAAATATGCCCACAGAAATGCTCCTCCTCAGAATACCCTTATACACTATAGCCAGGGCTTAATTTCTCTACAAAAACAAGTGTGTGCCATTACAATCTGGTTTGGGGGACAATTGCCCTTTCAGTGTATCCCCTGCATCACTTCCATATAATGTGATAATGACCACACTGGTTGGTGGGTGCTTAATATAATAGAAGTCATGGGGTGACTAAATAGGGACTGTGTTCTGGCTAATTAACTGCAGATTATGGAAGTGATTCATCAACAGCAAAATGTGTGCCAGTAAATCAGACGGCATGATACTAAATGAACTGTGAACTGATTAAGTGATTAGGGATTATGGGGTTTTGGGGGGATTGTTAAGGGATTTTTAGCTGTGGTTGATTAATGTAGTGGAAATTAGGGACTGATCAATGACTTGTTGATTAAGTGATGATTAATGACCTGTGGAACATATTGGGAACTGTGCATTGTGCTGACTGATGATTTTCTTTGTCAGGTTTGCTAATAATGCAAAAGTGTTTTTAAGGGACCTTGTTCACAAAAAATAATATTCTATGCTACTATAATATCTCCTGCCCAGGAATATAGGCCGTATAAGTGTGGTATAAGCATGACATTCTACTGTACTATGCACCCATGAATGTTATAGTATATCTGCATGAAAGGCTCCGCCCAGGGTGCTTTTTATAAGCATTTGTGAAATTTAcaatcattattcatttttttcagtttcagacttCCTCCCTGGACCTTCATGCCCCTCTCCTCCCACACCGACAAGGAGCTTCTAATCCCAGTCCCAGGTTCAACCCCACCTGCTTCACCTCACGCACTTCCTGACTTTCACTAAAAGTTTCTCCTTTCTTCCTTCAAAACGGCTCTCTCTCAGGCTAAATAATCCTACTCATTACCATGCGCAATACCCACAGCAGCTTCTCTCTCTGTTCAGTTCACTGCTCAAACCCCAGACTGTGGCACATTCACTTCCTGTTCTCTAACCCCAACAATTTGCAAACAACTTCAAATCTAAAGTCGACCTGATCCACCAAAGCATTAACCCCATCTCCTCGTATGACTTTCTCCCCATCAGTATGAAGCTTCCTAGAGCATTCCTACCCAGTCACTGTAGGTAAAGTGTCAAAGCTGCTCTCCTCCCCAGCCAGCCTCCCCAGATCTGTCCTGTTGTTCTGCACGCATTTTAACTCCTCCATTTCAATTGGTATATTTCCATTGACACCTATACTTAAAAAgccttaaaggggatctgtcaccctaagaaataattccaatttcttttctattgtgtttgttaagcgaaattaacttcacatactatataaattatagaatcttgtttccttcagtcttgggaatatagaatcacagccagcaggcagctgccattttgtgggcactgttattaataCAAGCTttttatcaccccaaaatcttgtgtatgtgctagaatgggggacctgttccccctgcccatgcactggctacacaattagatggtgagaaggtagggggaatgtgagtgctgaatggaaagtttaagtaatataagtaatatatgactgacagctgggatttgtaaatgcatttataatgggtttgaatgtgttaatataaaaatgaattttggtttcatgtttaatttgaaaagtacttttattatacagctttttatgtctgggtaacaggtccactttaatatgtaatgtactgttgtcctgtactggtaaaagttgtgtttgcttcagaaacactactatagtttataatttataaacacaggttacatagcagatatttTTAGATATACctgctatacatatatatatgcaacctgtgccttttctcatttttttccagtctgaatggcttcccccgtggccacacagcagcttgtttatataaactatagtagctaacacaacttttaccagtgcagggcagcagtatattgttttaataattttaaaacttttttttggcagttttatGGTTTTATTGTTCCTTTATACACAGAGAAATAAATTGATGatttttgctgcaatttacacAAACTGGGGGGAAACACAATCTCAGAAATTAATAAATCTGCAGTTCTGGATCCTCTATACAGCTCAGCAGAATTGTGATGATTATTCACTGAAATGGAAAATGGCCCATCATTAAAGAATTAGATATTTGCCAAATCATTATTTGGCCATCATGACTTATCTGATCCATTCTAGCACATtacacttgtgttcataaatgagccttccTGGTATTACAGGCAGTCTGAACAAACTTGCGCCAAGGGCACCCAATGCTAATGCCGTTATTGATGCCACATACATTGGCACACTGTAAGTTATGCCATCTTAAGTCTGTACTTTATATGTTCATTTGTCACACAGTGAGGGCAATATGAGGATTTGTGTTCTTAAGAAATAATCATGGGATAAACCAATACCTGCTTGTGTGCATGATCATATGAATTTATGTGATTGTCAAATTCCTGATGCTTGTGGTATTGCTTGTCACAGAGGTCACAGTAGAAGTTGGCTTTAAGATCCTCAAGTGTTTTTGATCTTGTATTTTCCTTTTCAGCACAGTCCTTGAGAAAAAGAGATAGAGATCAACTTGATATTCTGCGTTCATATATTAAACAGAAAGACAGgctgagaaagagagaaagaaatagataatagaaaatagatagatgatagatagagacaTAAATGAatagatgaaagaaagaaaaaaaagaaagatagataaatagatagatagatagatacaaagaaggacagacagagtacagggatggatagatagacagacagacagacatatagatagacagatagatccTTTAAATCCTAAACAGTACATTCAGTCTTTTGATCATATAATTGCATGTGTGGCTGCCATATATATTGTCTGTTCACGCTGGCTTAGAAGAATACTACATTCTTGAAACATTAGGTGCTAAATATTGTCAAGTGTTGGATCAGGGGGCACACAAAGAACTGAAAAACCGCCATTCATACCAGAGCAATATTACCATGTTCACAGAAACCATTATGCACAGCTACATCATTTTATATCATTTCAGAAATGAAGTTTCTTTTTAATAAAGTTGCCTGATTTCACCCTTTATTAGGCATTTGAATTTCTCAAGTATTAACAAAGCAGAGTGATTTAAACCTGTTTTTTCAGTGTT
The genomic region above belongs to Xenopus tropicalis strain Nigerian chromosome 9, UCB_Xtro_10.0, whole genome shotgun sequence and contains:
- the znf804a gene encoding zinc finger protein 804A, whose protein sequence is MECYYIVISSSHLSKGHFRNIKGVFRGPLTHSRTLDCAEKENTRSKTLEDLKANFYCDLCDKQYHKHQEFDNHINSYDHAHKQRLKELKQREFARNVASKLRKDERKQKKYLHRLHRMANLKREATCAPGSGPMFKSTTVSVQDHIPENLEDDLAQSVGKGPEGHCFKRIHDKSSVMPIILASSESSENYKQHFDYQTQKGHGHKFSFSFAFPKKAQIKLESSAAVFYKFNDDISAERGLKRRSRFVPESFTALSALPAEVLQCPSKTQQSIAVSLNHSLDNKHKAEQAHSKLQSALAAEVFLFPSSNQHSTTGGSKQALNKVYCLQEQNLKQMLTSVVNVFPDPDICHLKVPHFSNVSVAAAAMTNTTTCMQDIVKDEFALIDLKSGTIDTDPTVQEAHCKELTVPSKAQQNENTAINQSEYRTQDNTDLSHCLLLSSDSVADAKAQRNDGPFKRPRHAFYPVQSKDGSMLLQWPSEMLMHTGTEPSISYSCNPLYFDFRTSKSAAEKENIKNVQRPHPCDTPCPAWDNVTNKYANTKFNRNSIAHEPERNMKQYNVFCFVNGNKKHISSCYLDKIYHLDTKYHRHKAKRCKKHDHKCKMRQHRCKHGSQDSGRSLKCRYRHRWSMDNGGVGVYNSLSSQYKNLKGSPGSIDDLVPSNQVPDTEGAATDRSGVLQIKPQCGLLNRKAEFESPSQHNMTSLHYQLGVAPINHVCDIYSAAFSNLSTDRASSSQQKPDAHVQQSWPLKRKHGPLVDEPEMQRKKRKLYKPFSLSIQQITFSEQNYFILWKAIQRKLMGKVKGHISVSRTLCRYSQNKFPISVNRKLVNWQKMSFKSTKCVNNINQSKDNKGTQVWDGFLEISDTKEPCLLAAHIPGHIIKHEIAIKERIPGATSDAFSKELNYHGSNTCSKTAAEQRSLPPDRRTGKEVNSSRSCTQYAALEFPSQNTPTNSQSFPTGQFQSPVSSAHPKHFLPHRYAKKHNPCAGYRHELQPIIFPRKLKIAFPSTAAQSCSSLYPALYEQPFCSSASTMVQHTFTHHHVTVLSAASFATASTDTRVHMDFQQQFVSPQAFPRAPLYQVTAEPRLCPVDHVFPLPRVPVVPASVHHCLPLPFPPISHTAVFSPLHIPQPSLIPLQSIF